The Verrucomicrobiales bacterium genome includes a window with the following:
- a CDS encoding Ig-like domain-containing protein, with protein MAQAPTILTVTPANGATGVSTNSDLVFVFDRDMDTLGVVPIGSVRPALIGNFEIKLANAFFTGTWGTGKRTLTIKGTQPFPPDTLIEWTLNPPGGTLFPPLASDTKTPLATVSGNFRTAALSVNGPAPTLVSVTPAVGATNVPPTSPITFLFDLEMDTNVVLTASLAPILIGNYEFKPSTVPMSSGVWSADKRSLTFSPLTVSLPGTTVSWTLNPAGTRAPLTSAVGTPLVRIGGSYRIALNSGANTNETCGGTNVTAGYYTINKNIGHTQIAADRVIPTGDAPAAFQAFATSPPLNVGASGKVLSASVTPPGGNTLTLSNLFGIGFTFAATPTTEALLDTSYPPGQYQMRLTQEQVGGAAMESTVTMNMPAAPASIPTISNFAEAQTIDPAQNFILRWNAFTPQRPGAFISVIIVDSFGSLVFQAPNFCVPRALAPTDTSVVIPANYFKAGFSYSATLQFGYNFYLSTNDVPKMSGFGSVSRATTFPLKATGSGTPTVLPATFLTYRLLPNGHPELTLSGTAGQSYAILRSSSLPGTAWAQVGTITMSAIGTATYEDATAVGQLPAFYKAVGNFIGVGR; from the coding sequence ATGGCACAAGCGCCAACTATCCTCACGGTCACTCCAGCGAACGGAGCAACAGGTGTCTCGACGAACAGCGACCTCGTGTTTGTCTTCGACAGGGATATGGACACACTGGGCGTGGTGCCAATCGGCAGTGTTCGGCCCGCCTTGATCGGCAACTTTGAGATCAAGCTCGCTAACGCGTTTTTTACGGGGACGTGGGGAACCGGCAAACGAACGCTCACGATCAAGGGCACGCAGCCTTTCCCGCCCGATACGCTGATCGAATGGACCTTGAACCCTCCCGGCGGAACATTGTTTCCGCCCCTGGCCAGCGACACCAAAACCCCGCTAGCCACCGTTTCCGGAAATTTCAGAACCGCCGCCCTTTCTGTGAATGGCCCGGCTCCAACGTTGGTGTCGGTCACACCCGCGGTAGGAGCGACCAACGTCCCTCCGACCAGTCCCATCACCTTCTTGTTCGATCTCGAAATGGATACCAACGTGGTATTGACGGCTAGTTTGGCGCCCATCCTGATCGGCAACTATGAGTTCAAACCGTCCACCGTCCCCATGTCGTCGGGCGTCTGGAGTGCCGACAAGCGATCGCTCACCTTTTCCCCCCTCACCGTGAGCCTCCCGGGCACCACCGTGAGTTGGACACTCAACCCGGCGGGCACCAGAGCACCTCTGACCAGTGCCGTCGGAACGCCGTTGGTCAGGATCGGCGGCAGCTATCGAATTGCCCTCAATTCGGGTGCGAACACCAACGAAACCTGCGGTGGAACGAATGTTACGGCTGGGTACTACACCATTAACAAAAACATAGGGCATACCCAAATCGCAGCGGATCGCGTCATCCCCACCGGAGATGCCCCGGCGGCGTTCCAGGCTTTTGCCACTAGCCCGCCATTGAATGTCGGTGCCTCGGGCAAAGTGCTTTCCGCTTCGGTGACGCCTCCGGGAGGCAACACTCTGACGCTTTCCAACCTCTTTGGGATCGGCTTCACTTTTGCCGCCACTCCGACCACCGAAGCGCTTTTGGATACGAGCTATCCGCCCGGTCAATACCAGATGCGCCTGACTCAGGAACAGGTGGGAGGCGCCGCCATGGAATCGACCGTCACCATGAACATGCCCGCCGCGCCGGCGAGCATTCCCACCATCTCTAATTTCGCAGAGGCGCAGACAATTGACCCCGCACAGAACTTCATTTTGCGGTGGAACGCGTTCACGCCGCAACGGCCGGGGGCGTTCATCAGCGTCATTATCGTCGATTCGTTCGGTAGTCTCGTTTTCCAAGCGCCCAACTTCTGCGTCCCCCGTGCGCTCGCGCCGACCGACACCTCAGTCGTGATTCCGGCGAATTACTTCAAAGCTGGCTTCAGCTACAGCGCGACCTTGCAATTTGGGTATAACTTCTACCTGTCGACCAACGATGTTCCGAAAATGAGCGGCTTCGGTTCCGTCAGTCGGGCGACGACATTTCCGTTGAAGGCCACCGGCAGCGGCACCCCGACCGTGCTTCCCGCGACCTTCCTCACGTATCGTCTCTTGCCCAACGGCCATCCCGAACTGACCCTCTCCGGAACCGCCGGACAATCCTACGCCATCTTGCGATCCTCCTCGTTGCCGGGAACGGCCTGGGCGCAAGTCGGAACAATCACCATGAGCGCTATCGGGACAGCCACCTATGAAGATGCCACCGCCGTCGGGCAACTCCCCGCGTTCTATAAGGCCGTCGGTAACTTCATCGGCGTAGGCAGATAA
- a CDS encoding DNA alkylation repair protein, which produces MRAASPPNPLTSLRRELHALGNPVRAASSSRFFKTGPGEYGEGDQFLGLSVPQVRALLPATDALSEPDLLSLLCSEWHEERLLALFILVRRFGKMKRDEAGQKHLVDLYLANTRWINNWDLVDTSAPHILGVWLLQRDRRVLKRLAASSSLWEQRIAVLATQTFIREGDFNDTLQLCETFLGHRHDLMHKACGWMLREIGKRELSVLRTFLNSHAPRMPRTMLRYAIEKLSEKERRHYLSSTSK; this is translated from the coding sequence ATGAGAGCTGCCTCGCCACCCAATCCCCTGACATCCCTACGGCGGGAACTGCACGCGCTGGGCAATCCGGTGCGAGCTGCAAGCTCGAGCCGGTTTTTTAAGACGGGGCCGGGCGAATACGGCGAGGGTGATCAGTTTCTGGGGTTAAGTGTGCCGCAGGTCCGCGCACTTCTTCCTGCGACCGACGCCCTCAGCGAGCCCGACCTGCTCTCCTTGCTGTGCTCGGAGTGGCACGAGGAGCGATTGCTTGCTCTCTTCATCCTGGTGCGCCGTTTCGGCAAAATGAAGCGAGACGAGGCTGGTCAGAAACACCTTGTCGATCTTTACCTGGCCAACACGCGATGGATCAACAACTGGGATCTCGTGGACACCAGCGCACCGCACATCCTCGGTGTCTGGCTACTTCAGCGGGACCGACGGGTTTTGAAACGGCTGGCCGCCTCGTCGAGCCTTTGGGAACAACGCATCGCGGTGCTGGCGACCCAGACGTTCATTCGTGAGGGCGATTTTAACGACACCCTCCAGCTGTGCGAAACCTTTCTGGGGCACCGGCATGACCTCATGCACAAGGCTTGCGGTTGGATGCTGCGCGAGATCGGGAAGCGCGAGCTATCCGTCCTTCGAACCTTCCTGAATTCCCATGCTCCACGAATGCCGCGCACCATGCTGCGCTACGCCATTGAGAAGCTTTCCGAGAAAGAGCGGCGGCATTACCTATCATCGACCTCGAAATGA